One region of Mycolicibacterium insubricum genomic DNA includes:
- the tesB gene encoding acyl-CoA thioesterase II: MAIEEILDLEQLEVDIYRGAVFSPESGFLQRTFGGHVAGQSLVSAVRSVEPQFRVHSLHGYFLRPGDARAPTIYLVERVRDGGSFVTRRVSAVQHGQTIFSMAASFQTEQAGPEHQDPAPSAPDPEDLPGFRTGGFFDDAGFAQFEEWDVRIVPRSQLTPLPGKVSPQQVWFRHRDRLPDDPVLHICALAYMSDLTLLGSAHVTHLDVHQHLMVASLDHALWFMREFRADEWLLYDQSSPSAHGGRALCQGQIWTRDGQLVASVMQEGLTRFQRGYPE; the protein is encoded by the coding sequence GTGGCGATCGAGGAGATCCTCGACCTCGAACAACTCGAGGTCGATATCTACCGGGGCGCGGTGTTCAGCCCCGAATCGGGATTCCTGCAGCGCACGTTCGGTGGGCACGTCGCCGGGCAGTCGCTGGTCTCGGCCGTGCGGTCGGTTGAACCGCAGTTCCGGGTGCACTCCCTGCACGGCTACTTCCTGCGGCCCGGTGACGCCCGGGCGCCGACGATCTACCTGGTGGAACGCGTTCGCGACGGCGGATCGTTCGTCACCCGCCGGGTCTCGGCCGTCCAGCACGGCCAGACCATCTTCTCGATGGCGGCGTCGTTCCAGACCGAACAGGCCGGTCCCGAACACCAGGACCCGGCCCCGTCCGCGCCGGACCCCGAGGACCTGCCGGGCTTCCGGACCGGCGGGTTCTTCGACGACGCGGGGTTCGCCCAGTTCGAGGAGTGGGACGTGCGGATCGTGCCCCGGTCCCAACTGACGCCTCTCCCGGGCAAGGTCAGCCCACAACAGGTGTGGTTCAGACACCGCGACCGGCTGCCCGATGACCCGGTGCTGCACATCTGCGCGCTGGCCTACATGAGCGACCTGACGCTGCTCGGCTCGGCCCACGTCACGCACCTCGACGTGCACCAGCACCTGATGGTGGCCTCACTGGACCACGCGCTGTGGTTCATGCGGGAGTTCCGGGCCGATGAATGGCTGCTCTACGACCAGTCCTCGCCGTCGGCGCACGGGGGACGGGCACTGTGCCAGGGCCAGATCTGGACCCGGGACGGACAGCTCGTCGCCTCGGTCATGCAGGAGGGCCTGACCCGGTTCCAGCGCGGCTATCCCGAGTGA
- the pdxT gene encoding pyridoxal 5'-phosphate synthase glutaminase subunit PdxT, translating to MTRVGVLALQGDVREHLAALTELGVDAQAVRRPGELGAVDALILPGGESTAISNLLRAFDLAEPLRARLSDGMPAYGSCAGMILLATEILDAGAEGRAALPLGGIDMAVRRNAFGRQVDSFEADLDFAGLDSPVHAVFIRAPWVERVGPGVQVLATAAGHPVAVRQGQVLATSFHPEVTGDRRIHRLFVEML from the coding sequence GTGACCCGCGTCGGTGTGCTCGCCCTGCAGGGCGATGTCCGCGAACACCTGGCGGCCCTGACCGAGCTCGGTGTCGACGCGCAGGCGGTGCGCCGGCCCGGCGAGCTCGGCGCCGTCGACGCGCTGATCCTTCCCGGCGGGGAATCCACCGCCATCAGCAACCTGCTGCGCGCGTTCGACCTCGCCGAACCGCTGCGGGCCCGACTGTCCGACGGGATGCCCGCCTACGGATCGTGCGCCGGGATGATTCTGCTGGCCACCGAGATCCTCGATGCCGGAGCCGAGGGCCGCGCGGCGCTGCCGCTGGGTGGTATCGATATGGCGGTGCGGCGCAACGCCTTCGGCCGGCAGGTGGACTCGTTCGAGGCGGACCTGGACTTCGCCGGCCTGGACTCTCCGGTGCACGCGGTATTCATCCGGGCACCCTGGGTGGAGCGCGTCGGACCCGGGGTGCAGGTGCTGGCGACGGCCGCCGGGCACCCCGTGGCGGTGCGCCAGGGACAGGTGCTGGCCACGTCGTTTCACCCCGAGGTCACCGGCGACCGGCGCATCCACCGGTTGTTCGTCGAGATGCTGTAG
- a CDS encoding ArnT family glycosyltransferase codes for MGRVTTTLDDLADAPEPADAPAAAPEPAEVPESGRSNPPRYALPVLLIATAVAYLWNITVNGMGNDFYAAAAQAGSTNGTALLFGSLDAGNFITVDKPPLSQWVMALSGQIFGFSSASMLVPEALMAVAAVALLYGAVRRISGGWAGLLAGTALALMPVAALMFRFNNPDAVMVLLMTAAAYATVRALERNGARWMALAGVALGFAFLAKMLEGLMVGPAIALAYLVAAPVTLRRRFWHMAGSLAAFLVSSGWYVLLTLVWPASSRPYLAGSTDDNFMNLVLGYNGFGRVLGHNHHGGPGGAGPSGGHGSGHGFGGFGNQTQGLPRLFTGEFGFEIGWLVPAALLAVVLVLVSRGRAPRTDAVRAGTLLFGGWLLVDGLVLSFMKTNVHPYYCLSLAPAVAGMFAIGIAEMWHRRTDRFGRCGLAALLLTTGVWAWWILGRNGAWLPSLRWVILAASVASVIVLLAALAGGRRAVVALVVALAVALAGTTAYTVATFGQPHTGGGPSVGPRDPDDGGGHDGWGADVDSPELDALLSAAGTKWSAAINRSAPAATLELATGTSVMAIGGFIGTDPVPTLERFRQYVADGQIGYYILPKPKDGDDKNSHGGFGQGSHTDISDWVKATFTSKTIGSNDVYDLRSPLKR; via the coding sequence ATGGGACGTGTGACCACGACCCTTGACGATCTTGCGGACGCTCCCGAACCCGCCGACGCACCGGCGGCCGCCCCGGAACCGGCCGAGGTTCCCGAATCGGGACGCTCGAACCCGCCCCGCTACGCGCTGCCGGTGCTGCTGATCGCGACGGCGGTCGCCTACCTGTGGAACATCACCGTCAACGGGATGGGCAACGACTTCTACGCCGCCGCCGCGCAGGCCGGTTCCACCAACGGGACGGCGCTGCTGTTCGGGTCGCTGGACGCGGGCAACTTCATCACCGTCGACAAGCCGCCGCTGTCGCAGTGGGTGATGGCGCTGTCCGGGCAGATCTTCGGGTTCAGCAGCGCCAGCATGCTCGTCCCGGAGGCGCTGATGGCCGTCGCCGCGGTGGCGCTGCTCTACGGCGCGGTGCGACGCATCAGCGGCGGCTGGGCCGGCCTGCTCGCCGGGACGGCGCTGGCGCTGATGCCGGTGGCGGCGCTGATGTTCCGGTTCAACAACCCCGACGCCGTGATGGTGCTGCTGATGACGGCCGCGGCTTACGCCACCGTGCGCGCCCTGGAGCGCAACGGCGCCCGCTGGATGGCGCTGGCCGGCGTCGCATTGGGGTTCGCCTTCCTGGCCAAGATGCTGGAAGGCCTGATGGTGGGCCCGGCGATCGCACTGGCCTACCTGGTGGCCGCCCCGGTTACCCTGCGCCGCCGGTTCTGGCACATGGCCGGGTCACTGGCCGCGTTCCTGGTGTCCTCGGGCTGGTACGTGCTGCTCACCCTGGTGTGGCCGGCCTCGTCGCGGCCCTATCTGGCCGGCTCCACCGACGACAACTTCATGAACCTGGTGCTCGGCTACAACGGGTTCGGCCGGGTGCTCGGCCACAACCACCACGGCGGCCCGGGGGGAGCCGGACCATCGGGCGGCCACGGCAGCGGACACGGTTTCGGCGGCTTCGGCAACCAGACGCAGGGCCTGCCGCGGCTGTTCACCGGCGAGTTCGGCTTCGAGATCGGCTGGCTGGTCCCGGCGGCGCTGCTGGCCGTGGTGCTGGTGCTGGTGTCCCGCGGCCGGGCGCCGCGCACCGACGCGGTGCGAGCCGGCACCCTGCTGTTCGGCGGTTGGCTGCTGGTCGACGGCCTGGTGCTCAGCTTCATGAAGACCAACGTGCACCCCTACTACTGCCTGTCGCTGGCGCCCGCGGTGGCCGGGATGTTCGCCATCGGCATCGCCGAAATGTGGCACCGCCGTACCGATAGGTTCGGCCGCTGCGGCCTGGCCGCGCTACTGCTGACCACCGGCGTGTGGGCCTGGTGGATCCTGGGCCGCAACGGCGCCTGGCTGCCGTCGCTGCGTTGGGTGATCCTGGCGGCATCGGTCGCCAGCGTGATCGTGCTGCTGGCGGCGCTGGCCGGCGGCCGCCGGGCGGTCGTGGCGCTGGTGGTGGCGCTGGCCGTCGCGCTGGCCGGGACTACCGCCTACACCGTCGCCACCTTCGGGCAGCCGCACACCGGCGGCGGGCCGTCGGTCGGGCCGCGCGACCCCGACGACGGCGGCGGCCACGACGGCTGGGGTGCCGACGTGGACAGTCCGGAGCTCGACGCCCTGCTGTCGGCGGCCGGCACCAAGTGGTCGGCGGCGATCAACCGCTCCGCCCCGGCCGCCACGCTGGAGCTGGCCACCGGCACCTCGGTGATGGCCATCGGTGGCTTTATCGGCACCGACCCGGTGCCCACCCTGGAACGGTTCCGGCAGTACGTGGCCGATGGGCAGATCGGGTACTACATCCTGCCCAAACCCAAGGACGGCGACGACAAGAACTCCCACGGCGGCTTCGGCCAGGGATCACACACCGACATCTCGGACTGGGTGAAGGCCACCTTCACCTCGAAGACGATCGGCAGCAACGACGTCTACGACCTGCGCTCGCCGCTGAAGAGGTGA
- a CDS encoding nuclear transport factor 2 family protein, which yields MSIALFKEMFEKMVVRKDAGAARRYYHPDFVMYSDGLRQDFAEFAASHDGVYATEISYAIEYDDEAWVEAPDRVAGRLWITTARPGEEPTRIEVVLIAAYRDGLIHRIWETTWPSWRSLGAFENY from the coding sequence GTGAGCATTGCGTTGTTCAAGGAGATGTTCGAGAAGATGGTCGTCCGCAAGGACGCCGGAGCCGCCAGACGCTACTACCACCCGGATTTCGTCATGTACTCCGACGGACTGCGCCAGGACTTCGCCGAATTCGCGGCCAGCCACGACGGCGTCTACGCCACCGAGATCAGCTACGCGATCGAATACGACGACGAGGCGTGGGTGGAGGCGCCGGACCGGGTCGCCGGACGCCTGTGGATCACCACCGCCCGCCCGGGTGAGGAACCGACCCGCATCGAGGTGGTGCTGATCGCGGCCTACCGCGACGGCCTGATCCACCGGATCTGGGAGACCACCTGGCCCAGCTGGCGCTCACTGGGTGCGTTCGAGAACTACTGA
- a CDS encoding YebC/PmpR family DNA-binding transcriptional regulator, which yields MSGHSKWATTKHKKAVIDAKRGKMFAKLIKNIEVAARTGGGDPAGNPTLYDAIQKAKKSSVPNDNIERARKRGGGEEAGGADWQTITYEGYGPNGVAVLIECLTDNRNRAAGEVRVAMTRNGGNMADPGSVAYLFTRKGVVTCEKNDLSEDDVLMAVLDAGAEEVNDLGDVFEVISEPTDLVAVRTALQDAGIDYDSAEASFLPSVTVQADLETARKVLKLVDALEDSDDVQDVYTNIDIPDDVAAALDEE from the coding sequence ATGAGCGGGCATTCCAAGTGGGCCACCACCAAGCACAAGAAGGCCGTCATCGATGCCAAGCGCGGCAAGATGTTCGCCAAACTGATCAAGAACATCGAGGTGGCCGCCCGAACCGGTGGCGGTGACCCCGCCGGCAACCCGACGCTCTACGACGCCATCCAGAAGGCCAAGAAGTCCTCGGTGCCCAACGACAACATCGAGCGGGCCCGCAAGCGCGGCGGTGGCGAGGAAGCCGGCGGCGCCGACTGGCAGACCATCACCTACGAGGGCTACGGCCCCAACGGGGTCGCGGTGCTCATCGAGTGCCTGACCGACAATCGCAACCGCGCCGCCGGCGAGGTGCGGGTGGCGATGACCCGCAACGGCGGCAACATGGCCGACCCGGGATCGGTGGCCTACCTGTTCACCCGCAAGGGCGTGGTGACGTGCGAGAAGAACGACCTCTCCGAGGACGACGTGCTGATGGCCGTGCTGGATGCCGGTGCTGAAGAGGTCAACGACCTCGGTGACGTGTTCGAGGTGATCTCCGAACCCACCGACCTGGTCGCCGTGCGCACCGCGCTGCAGGACGCCGGCATCGACTACGACTCCGCGGAGGCCAGCTTCCTGCCGTCGGTGACCGTGCAGGCCGACCTGGAGACCGCCCGCAAGGTGCTCAAACTGGTCGACGCGCTGGAGGACAGCGACGACGTGCAGGACGTCTACACCAATATCGACATCCCCGACGATGTCGCCGCGGCGCTGGACGAGGAGTAA
- the ruvC gene encoding crossover junction endodeoxyribonuclease RuvC: MRVMGVDPGLTRCGLSVIEGGSGRQVTALDVDVVRTPSDAPLQTRLLRISDTVEHWMDTHRPDVIAIERVFANQNANTAMGTAQAGGVIALAAARRGIDVHFHTPSEVKAAVTGNGRADKAQVTTMITKILALQQKPTPADAADALALAICHCWRAPMIARMAEAEAEAKAAQAKRTYTARLKAARA; this comes from the coding sequence GTGCGGGTGATGGGTGTCGACCCCGGGTTGACCCGGTGCGGGCTGAGCGTGATCGAGGGCGGATCGGGCCGCCAGGTCACCGCCCTGGATGTCGACGTGGTCCGCACACCCTCCGACGCGCCGCTGCAGACCCGCCTGCTGCGGATCAGCGACACCGTCGAGCACTGGATGGACACCCACCGCCCCGACGTCATCGCCATCGAGCGGGTGTTCGCCAACCAGAACGCCAACACCGCCATGGGTACCGCGCAGGCCGGCGGCGTGATCGCGCTGGCCGCCGCCCGGCGCGGCATCGACGTGCACTTCCACACCCCCAGTGAGGTCAAGGCCGCGGTCACCGGCAACGGTCGCGCGGACAAGGCTCAGGTCACCACGATGATCACAAAAATCCTTGCGCTGCAACAGAAACCGACCCCCGCCGATGCGGCCGACGCGCTGGCCCTGGCCATCTGCCACTGCTGGCGGGCGCCGATGATCGCCCGGATGGCCGAAGCCGAAGCCGAGGCCAAGGCGGCCCAGGCCAAGCGCACCTACACCGCACGGCTGAAGGCGGCTCGGGCATGA
- the ruvA gene encoding Holliday junction branch migration protein RuvA gives MIASVRGEIIDIALDHAIVEAAGVGYKVMATPSTLATLRRGEQARMVTAMIVREDSQTLYGFADAEARDLFSTLLSVSGVGPKIALATLAVYDVPTLRRALADGDVTALTRVPGIGKRGAERLILELKDKIGAAPVAAGAGPSGPVGVRGPVVEALTGLGFPAKQAEEACEKVLAETPDATTSLALRSALNLLGKNR, from the coding sequence ATGATCGCCTCGGTGCGCGGCGAAATCATCGACATCGCGCTGGACCACGCCATCGTCGAGGCCGCCGGTGTGGGCTACAAGGTGATGGCCACCCCGTCCACGCTGGCCACCCTGCGCCGCGGCGAGCAGGCCCGGATGGTCACCGCGATGATCGTCCGTGAGGATTCCCAGACCCTCTACGGTTTCGCCGACGCTGAAGCGCGCGACCTCTTCTCCACCCTGCTGTCGGTCTCCGGCGTGGGGCCCAAGATCGCCCTGGCCACCCTCGCGGTCTACGACGTGCCCACCCTGCGCCGGGCGCTGGCCGACGGCGACGTCACCGCCCTGACCCGGGTGCCCGGCATCGGCAAGCGCGGCGCCGAACGCCTGATCCTGGAGCTCAAGGACAAGATCGGCGCGGCCCCCGTCGCGGCCGGAGCCGGCCCCAGCGGCCCGGTCGGCGTGCGCGGGCCCGTCGTCGAGGCGCTCACCGGCCTCGGTTTCCCCGCCAAGCAGGCCGAGGAGGCCTGCGAGAAGGTGCTCGCCGAGACCCCCGACGCGACCACTTCGCTGGCCCTGCGCTCCGCGCTGAACCTGCTGGGCAAGAACCGGTGA
- the ruvB gene encoding Holliday junction branch migration DNA helicase RuvB translates to MSRFESEDPDESVERDVSPALTVGEGDIDAGLRPRSLAEFIGQPRVREQLQLVLEGAKNRGGTPDHILLSGPPGLGKTSLAMIIAAELGTSLRVTSGPALERAGDLAAMLSNLVEGDVLFIDEIHRIARPAEEMLYLAMEDFRVDVVVGKGPGATSIPLEVAPFTLVGATTRSGALTGPLRDRFGFTAHMDFYEPAELERVLARSAGILGIELGAEAGAEVARRSRGTPRIANRLLRRVRDYAEVRADGVITRDVAKAALAVYDVDELGLDRLDRAVLTALTRSFGGGPVGVSTLAVAVGEESSTVEEVCEPFLVRAGMIARTPRGRVATALAWTHLGLAPPPHAAGFSQAGLFE, encoded by the coding sequence GTGAGCCGCTTTGAATCCGAGGACCCCGACGAGTCCGTCGAGCGCGACGTCTCCCCGGCGCTGACCGTGGGGGAGGGCGACATCGACGCCGGCCTGCGGCCCCGGTCGCTCGCCGAGTTCATCGGCCAGCCCCGGGTCCGCGAGCAGCTGCAGCTGGTCCTGGAAGGCGCGAAGAACCGCGGCGGCACCCCGGACCACATCCTGCTGTCCGGCCCACCCGGGCTGGGCAAGACGAGCCTGGCGATGATCATCGCCGCCGAACTGGGCACCTCGCTGCGGGTCACCTCCGGTCCCGCCCTGGAGCGCGCCGGTGACCTGGCCGCGATGCTGTCCAACCTGGTCGAGGGCGACGTGCTGTTCATCGACGAGATCCACCGCATCGCCCGGCCCGCCGAGGAGATGCTGTACCTGGCGATGGAGGACTTCCGGGTCGACGTCGTCGTCGGCAAGGGACCCGGGGCGACGTCGATACCGCTGGAGGTCGCCCCGTTCACCCTGGTCGGCGCCACCACCCGATCCGGTGCGCTGACCGGGCCGCTGCGGGACCGGTTCGGCTTCACCGCGCACATGGACTTCTACGAACCCGCCGAACTGGAACGGGTGCTGGCCCGCTCGGCCGGCATCCTGGGCATCGAACTCGGTGCTGAGGCCGGCGCCGAGGTGGCCCGCCGGTCTCGCGGCACCCCGCGGATCGCCAACCGGCTGCTGCGCCGGGTCCGCGACTACGCCGAGGTGCGCGCCGACGGGGTGATCACCCGTGACGTCGCCAAGGCTGCGCTGGCTGTCTACGACGTCGACGAACTGGGGCTGGACCGCCTGGACCGCGCCGTGCTGACGGCGCTGACCCGCAGCTTCGGCGGCGGTCCGGTGGGGGTGTCGACGCTGGCGGTCGCCGTCGGCGAGGAGTCCTCCACCGTGGAGGAGGTCTGTGAACCGTTCCTGGTCCGCGCCGGGATGATCGCCCGCACCCCGCGCGGCCGGGTGGCCACCGCGCTGGCCTGGACCCACCTGGGACTTGCCCCACCGCCACACGCGGCCGGGTTTTCTCAGGCAGGATTGTTCGAGTGA
- a CDS encoding DUF1304 domain-containing protein — MITAGLILAALAALLHVYIFVMESLTWTSPRTRATFGTTADEAQTTKALAFNQGFYNLFLAIVATVGIVAVASGHTAVGAALVFAGIGSMAAAALVLLLSSPERARAAITQGTLPVLGIAALLIGLLR; from the coding sequence GTGATCACCGCGGGTCTGATTCTCGCGGCGCTGGCCGCGCTGCTGCACGTCTACATCTTCGTCATGGAGTCGCTGACCTGGACCTCGCCGCGCACCCGCGCGACGTTCGGGACCACGGCCGACGAGGCGCAGACCACCAAGGCGCTGGCCTTCAACCAGGGCTTCTACAACCTGTTCCTGGCCATCGTCGCGACGGTCGGGATCGTCGCTGTTGCGTCGGGGCACACGGCCGTCGGTGCGGCGCTGGTGTTCGCCGGGATCGGTTCGATGGCCGCCGCGGCGCTGGTGTTGCTGCTGTCCTCGCCGGAGCGTGCCCGCGCGGCGATCACCCAGGGCACGCTGCCGGTTCTCGGTATCGCGGCGCTGCTCATCGGGCTGCTCCGATGA
- a CDS encoding lytic transglycosylase domain-containing protein: MTSVRRRAPLVFAAAVAGLVGCTGPTAAAPATEIAAAPAPAAPVPAAPAVPVPVGIQPTLASDPAQLADDLVADERAVRDPSTPGPDRVVAARRQQAAYRAIVAHPDWDAVIRPRIPAELSEAYGRNLNAAQQLVALASVRDTLPAWIIRQPAPAEELLGYYREAEAASGVGWNYLAAVNLVETRFGRVNGASTAGAQGPMQFLPSTFAAYGNGGDIHAPRDAILAAGRYLAANGFVGDPDHALYRYNHSDHYVRAIGDYAAVLAADPAAFAGYYEWEVYCKTTAGDVLLPVGYAETAPVSAAEYVAAHPQ; this comes from the coding sequence ATGACCTCGGTCCGCCGACGTGCACCGCTGGTGTTCGCGGCGGCGGTGGCGGGTCTGGTCGGCTGCACCGGGCCGACGGCGGCCGCCCCCGCCACCGAGATCGCCGCGGCGCCCGCGCCGGCAGCCCCCGTCCCGGCCGCGCCCGCCGTGCCGGTCCCGGTGGGGATTCAGCCGACGCTGGCGTCGGATCCTGCGCAACTGGCCGACGATCTGGTCGCCGACGAGCGGGCCGTGCGCGACCCGTCGACCCCGGGTCCGGATCGGGTGGTCGCCGCCCGGCGCCAGCAGGCCGCCTACCGCGCCATCGTCGCGCACCCGGACTGGGACGCGGTGATCCGCCCGCGGATACCCGCGGAACTGTCCGAGGCGTACGGCCGCAATCTGAACGCCGCGCAGCAGCTCGTCGCACTGGCCTCGGTGCGAGACACCCTGCCGGCCTGGATTATTCGCCAACCGGCACCCGCCGAGGAACTACTGGGCTACTACCGCGAGGCGGAGGCGGCCAGCGGTGTCGGCTGGAACTACCTGGCCGCGGTGAACCTGGTGGAGACCCGCTTCGGCCGGGTCAACGGCGCCAGCACCGCCGGAGCGCAGGGACCCATGCAGTTCCTGCCCTCGACGTTCGCCGCCTACGGCAACGGCGGCGACATCCACGCTCCGCGCGACGCTATCCTGGCCGCCGGGCGCTACCTGGCCGCCAACGGTTTTGTCGGTGACCCCGACCACGCGCTCTACCGGTACAACCACTCCGATCACTACGTGCGCGCCATCGGCGACTACGCGGCGGTGCTGGCCGCCGACCCGGCCGCCTTCGCCGGCTACTACGAGTGGGAGGTCTACTGCAAGACCACCGCCGGTGACGTGCTGCTGCCGGTCGGCTACGCGGAAACCGCACCGGTTTCGGCCGCCGAATACGTTGCCGCCCATCCGCAGTAG